In a single window of the Pirellulales bacterium genome:
- the rpoB gene encoding DNA-directed RNA polymerase subunit beta produces MATSAQRRITPQEIRKFGSGRELFAIPDLTQIQTRSYENFLQYDVPSNKRKDQGIESVLREIFPIESYDKNLKLEYIRYELGKPRYEPHECRQLRLTYGRPFRVWLRLTKAEPIEEEVYLGDIPIMLGGGEFIINGAERVVVSQLHRSPGVDFVTETDTGERKIFSARIIPERGSWIELNVSKKDTLQVRIDQSGKFSAMMLLRAMDPKYGQDADLLRTFYESHMEKVVDGRSVGKIEGKIAVTDIVYPASSERAGEIIVEAGHKITKNLAETICTSGLSSVEVMADVKIPLILNSLEEDTTGSHEEALLRIYQRLRPGNPAQLEKAKALFHEKFYDTNRYRLGRVGRFRINRKLRLNVPESEMTLRPEDLISAIKYVIKLNEGGGEGYEVDDIDHLGNRRLRTIDELASDELRKGFLKLRRTVQERMSLKEVEDMTPRTLINPKSISAAIEYFFGRGELSQVVDQTNPLSMLTHERRLSALGPGGLNRKRAGFEVRDVHISHYGRICPIETPEGTNIGLISSLGIYAAVDEYGFLVTPYRKINKGKLTDQVEWLRADQEMDAYLAPADAPVVNGHLSGENIIARYRSDFELVPVDKVDYIDVAPSQMVGVSAGLIPFLEHDDANRALMGSNMQRQAVPLLVTEPPLVGTGMEVDVAINSSMLLRSPKKGTVTYVDADKVVINNEEIPLTKFKGLNERTCQNQRPVVGVGDKVEKGTVIADGAATYHGELSLGRNVLVGFMAWDGFNFEDAIIISEELVQNDVYTSIHIEEFDIEIRETKLGREEFTRDIPNVSEKALRNLDETGIVRVGTYVQPGDILVGKVSPKSKTELTPEEKLLHAIFGRAGEDVKNDSLEVPSGVEGIVIHTEKFSRRMSLSEDDRKKFEKDLKTAETEGNAKIAEAFGAMIGEIESILHKTLTDAEGAPLVRDQEHKFVAEQAANFKLDAIDIRSPERRADVEKAYKTLWPAVEAAIDDRDRKLNSMKRGDELRSGVLQMVKVYIAAKRVISVGDKMAGRHGNKGVVSKILPKEDMPFLADGTPVQILLNPLGVPSRMNVGQILETHLGWAAAALGFRAVTPVFDGASEEEINAALDKAGLPRHGKAQLFDGRTGEPMEQETTVGYIYMLKLHHLVDDKVHARSTGPYSLITQQPLGGKARFGGQRFGEMEVWALEAYGAAYILQELLTVKSDDVEGRTKIYEAMVKGENTLEAGTPASFDVLTNEIRGLALNMQLEKRRI; encoded by the coding sequence ATGGCGACTTCGGCTCAACGACGTATTACCCCGCAAGAAATTCGCAAGTTTGGCAGCGGCCGCGAGCTGTTTGCGATTCCCGATTTGACGCAAATCCAAACCCGCAGCTACGAAAATTTTCTGCAGTACGACGTGCCCAGCAACAAACGCAAGGACCAGGGCATTGAATCGGTGCTGCGCGAGATTTTCCCGATCGAAAGCTACGATAAAAATCTGAAGCTGGAATACATTCGCTACGAGTTGGGCAAGCCGCGGTATGAACCGCACGAGTGCCGGCAGTTGCGGCTGACTTACGGGCGGCCGTTCCGCGTGTGGCTGCGACTGACGAAGGCCGAGCCGATCGAAGAAGAAGTGTACCTGGGCGATATTCCCATCATGCTGGGCGGCGGCGAGTTCATTATCAACGGCGCCGAGCGCGTGGTGGTCAGCCAATTGCACCGCAGTCCCGGCGTGGATTTTGTCACCGAAACTGACACCGGCGAACGGAAAATATTCAGCGCCCGCATCATTCCGGAGCGCGGCAGTTGGATTGAGCTGAACGTGTCGAAAAAGGACACGCTGCAAGTGCGCATCGACCAAAGCGGCAAGTTCTCGGCGATGATGCTGTTGCGGGCGATGGATCCCAAATATGGCCAAGACGCCGACTTGTTGCGGACGTTTTACGAATCGCACATGGAAAAAGTGGTCGACGGCCGGAGCGTGGGAAAAATCGAGGGCAAAATTGCCGTCACCGACATTGTGTACCCGGCCAGCAGCGAACGCGCCGGCGAAATCATCGTGGAAGCGGGGCACAAAATCACGAAGAATTTGGCCGAAACCATTTGCACTTCGGGCTTGTCGAGCGTGGAAGTGATGGCGGACGTGAAAATCCCGCTCATTCTTAACAGCCTGGAAGAAGACACGACCGGCAGCCACGAGGAAGCGCTATTGCGGATTTACCAGCGGCTGCGGCCTGGCAATCCGGCGCAGTTGGAAAAGGCCAAAGCGCTGTTTCACGAGAAGTTTTACGACACCAACCGTTACCGTTTGGGGCGTGTCGGGCGATTCCGCATTAACCGCAAGCTGCGGTTGAATGTACCGGAAAGCGAAATGACGCTGCGACCGGAGGATTTAATCAGCGCCATTAAATACGTCATCAAGCTGAATGAAGGGGGCGGCGAAGGTTACGAGGTGGACGACATTGACCACTTGGGCAATCGCCGTTTGCGGACCATCGACGAGTTGGCTTCTGACGAATTGCGCAAGGGCTTTCTCAAGCTGCGTCGCACCGTGCAGGAGCGGATGAGCTTGAAAGAAGTGGAAGACATGACCCCGCGCACGCTGATCAATCCCAAGAGCATTTCGGCGGCGATTGAATACTTTTTTGGCCGCGGCGAGTTGTCGCAAGTGGTGGATCAAACCAATCCGCTGTCGATGCTCACGCACGAGCGGCGGCTTTCGGCATTGGGTCCCGGCGGCTTGAACCGTAAACGGGCCGGGTTTGAAGTGCGCGACGTGCACATTTCGCACTATGGGCGCATTTGTCCCATTGAAACGCCTGAAGGCACAAACATCGGCTTGATTTCCAGCCTGGGAATTTACGCGGCTGTGGATGAATACGGCTTTTTGGTTACGCCCTACCGCAAAATCAATAAAGGCAAGTTGACCGATCAGGTGGAGTGGTTACGGGCAGATCAGGAAATGGACGCGTACTTGGCTCCGGCCGATGCGCCGGTGGTGAACGGCCATTTGTCGGGCGAAAACATTATTGCGCGTTACCGGTCCGACTTTGAATTGGTGCCGGTCGACAAGGTTGACTACATCGACGTGGCGCCGAGCCAAATGGTGGGTGTTTCGGCGGGCCTGATTCCTTTCTTGGAACACGACGACGCCAACCGCGCGCTGATGGGTTCCAACATGCAACGGCAGGCGGTGCCGCTGTTGGTTACGGAACCGCCGCTGGTGGGCACGGGCATGGAAGTCGACGTGGCGATCAACTCCAGCATGCTGCTGCGGTCGCCCAAGAAGGGAACCGTCACGTATGTCGACGCCGACAAAGTGGTGATCAACAACGAGGAAATTCCACTGACCAAGTTCAAAGGATTGAACGAGCGGACCTGCCAGAACCAGCGGCCGGTCGTCGGCGTGGGTGATAAGGTGGAAAAAGGAACTGTTATTGCCGACGGGGCCGCGACCTACCACGGCGAGCTGTCGCTGGGTCGCAACGTGCTGGTCGGCTTCATGGCGTGGGACGGATTCAACTTTGAGGATGCCATTATCATCAGCGAAGAGCTGGTGCAGAACGACGTGTACACGTCGATTCACATCGAAGAGTTCGACATTGAAATTCGCGAAACCAAGCTGGGCCGCGAGGAATTCACGCGCGACATTCCCAACGTCAGCGAAAAGGCACTGCGTAATTTAGACGAGACGGGCATCGTGCGGGTGGGTACTTACGTGCAGCCGGGCGACATTTTAGTGGGCAAGGTTTCGCCGAAGAGTAAAACCGAGCTGACGCCTGAGGAAAAACTGCTGCACGCGATTTTTGGCCGGGCGGGCGAAGACGTGAAGAACGATTCGCTGGAAGTGCCATCGGGCGTAGAAGGCATTGTCATCCACACGGAAAAATTCTCACGCCGGATGAGTTTGTCCGAGGACGACCGCAAGAAATTCGAGAAAGATTTAAAAACGGCCGAAACCGAAGGCAACGCCAAAATTGCCGAAGCGTTTGGCGCGATGATCGGCGAAATTGAATCGATTCTCCACAAAACGTTGACCGACGCGGAAGGCGCGCCTTTGGTGCGCGACCAGGAGCATAAATTCGTGGCCGAGCAGGCGGCGAATTTCAAACTGGATGCAATCGACATTCGCAGTCCGGAACGTCGGGCCGATGTGGAAAAGGCTTACAAAACGCTGTGGCCGGCAGTGGAAGCGGCCATCGATGACCGTGATCGCAAGCTGAACAGCATGAAGCGCGGCGACGAACTGCGCAGCGGCGTGCTGCAAATGGTCAAAGTGTACATTGCCGCCAAGCGCGTGATTTCGGTGGGCGATAAAATGGCCGGCCGACATGGCAACAAGGGCGTGGTCTCCAAAATTTTGCCCAAGGAAGACATGCCCTTTTTGGCCGACGGCACGCCGGTGCAAATTCTGCTCAATCCACTGGGCGTTCCCAGCCGTATGAACGTGGGCCAAATTTTGGAAACCCACTTGGGCTGGGCGGCGGCGGCGCTGGGCTTTCGAGCTGTCACGCCGGTGTTCGACGGCGCCAGCGAGGAAGAAATTAACGCCGCCTTGGATAAAGCCGGTCTGCCCAGGCACGGCAAAGCACAACTGTTCGATGGCCGCACCGGCGAGCCCATGGAGCAGGAAACCACCGTGGGCTACATCTACATGCTCAAGCTGCATCATTTGGTGGACGACAAGGTGCATGCCCGCAGCACGGGCCCGTATTCGCTCATTACGCAGCAGCCGTTGGGGGGCAAGGCGCGGTTCGGCGGACAGCGATTCGGCGAAATGGAAGTGTGGGCCTTGGAAGCGTACGGCGCCGCTTACATTTTGCAGGAGTTGCTCACCGTAAAGAGCGACGACGTGGAAGGCCGCACCAAAATTTACGAGGCCATGGTCAAGGGCGAAAACACGTTGGAAGCCGGCACCCCGGCCAGCTTCGACGTGCTGACGAACGAAATCCGCGGCCTGGCTCTGAACATGCAATTGGAAAAACGCCGGATTTGA
- the rplL gene encoding 50S ribosomal protein L7/L12 — MATAEATREFTGKTKELGDKIVALTLKQAKELSDYLEDVHGIKAAAGGAVMMAAPGGAAAAPAAEAKTEFDVVLEGFDAAKKIGVIKVIRALTNLGLKEAKDLVEGAPSKVKEGVSKEDAEKAKKELEEAGAKVSVK; from the coding sequence ATGGCCACTGCTGAAGCAACGCGTGAGTTTACCGGAAAAACGAAAGAACTGGGGGACAAGATTGTCGCCCTGACCTTGAAACAAGCTAAGGAACTGAGCGATTACTTAGAAGACGTGCACGGCATCAAAGCGGCTGCCGGCGGAGCCGTGATGATGGCCGCCCCAGGCGGCGCCGCAGCCGCTCCGGCGGCGGAAGCCAAAACCGAATTCGACGTGGTCCTGGAAGGCTTTGACGCCGCCAAGAAAATCGGCGTCATTAAGGTCATCCGGGCACTGACTAACCTGGGCTTGAAAGAAGCCAAAGATTTGGTGGAGGGCGCCCCCAGCAAGGTGAAGGAAGGCGTTTCCAAAGAAGATGCGGAGAAGGCAAAGAAGGAATTGGAGGAAGCCGGCGCGAAAGTGTCGGTCAAGTAA
- the rplJ gene encoding 50S ribosomal protein L10, with product MSKFVKDLLTRDLRNQLTGVNDALLVNVVGLDAIRTTKLRGELRKKNIKLEVIKNSMARRATEGTPLAPAFEGVEGTLAIVWGADDFVSLTKEIVKLSEAKEFEGFATRGGTMDGGKLTPAQIKEVSKWPSRTEQLSMLVGQILGPGARLAGQLKGAGGTLVNQVKTHAENLEKAGGGEAAPAAETPAAG from the coding sequence ATGAGTAAATTTGTCAAAGACTTGCTGACTCGCGATTTGCGAAATCAACTAACCGGCGTGAATGACGCGCTGTTGGTCAATGTCGTGGGGCTGGATGCCATTCGCACGACGAAGCTGCGTGGCGAGTTGCGCAAAAAAAACATCAAACTGGAAGTCATCAAAAACAGCATGGCCCGGCGGGCGACCGAGGGCACTCCGCTGGCGCCGGCGTTTGAAGGCGTGGAAGGGACGCTGGCCATTGTGTGGGGCGCGGATGATTTCGTGTCTCTGACCAAAGAAATCGTCAAACTTTCCGAAGCGAAAGAGTTCGAAGGGTTCGCCACTCGCGGCGGGACCATGGACGGCGGCAAGCTAACGCCGGCACAAATCAAAGAAGTCAGCAAGTGGCCCTCGCGCACTGAGCAATTATCGATGCTGGTGGGACAGATTCTGGGGCCGGGCGCGCGGCTTGCCGGACAACTCAAGGGGGCCGGCGGGACACTGGTCAATCAAGTGAAAACCCATGCGGAGAATTTGGAGAAGGCCGGCGGCGGCGAAGCGGCTCCGGCAGCGGAAACACCTGCGGCAGGTTAA
- the rplA gene encoding 50S ribosomal protein L1, translating into MVKVAKRMKTMMEKLPKSEAAMSVDEAVKILKQFPPRKFDQTVELSIRLGIDPKQADQLVRGSIVLPHGIGKSKKVVVFAKGDKAEEAKAAGADEVGAEDLAAKIKGGWTDFEACIAAPDMMGLVGPLGKALGPKGLMPSPRAGTVTPDIGKTVKEYKAGKVEFRNDPTGIVHAVVGKLSFDEKKLAENIRAFIDQILHMKPHSVKGVYVKSITVSGAMTPGLKIAA; encoded by the coding sequence ATGGTCAAAGTTGCGAAGCGCATGAAAACGATGATGGAGAAGCTGCCGAAATCGGAAGCTGCCATGTCGGTGGATGAAGCGGTGAAAATTCTCAAGCAATTTCCGCCGCGAAAGTTCGATCAAACGGTGGAACTTTCCATACGTTTGGGCATCGATCCGAAACAGGCCGATCAGTTGGTGCGCGGCTCGATCGTGCTACCGCACGGCATCGGCAAATCGAAAAAAGTAGTGGTGTTCGCCAAGGGAGATAAAGCCGAGGAAGCCAAAGCCGCCGGCGCCGACGAAGTGGGCGCCGAAGACTTAGCCGCCAAAATTAAGGGCGGTTGGACCGATTTCGAAGCCTGTATTGCCGCGCCGGACATGATGGGTTTGGTCGGTCCGCTCGGTAAAGCGTTGGGCCCCAAGGGGTTGATGCCGTCGCCGCGGGCCGGCACGGTGACTCCGGACATTGGCAAAACCGTGAAGGAATACAAGGCGGGCAAGGTGGAGTTCCGCAACGACCCAACGGGCATTGTTCATGCGGTGGTGGGCAAGTTGAGCTTCGATGAAAAGAAGCTGGCCGAAAACATCCGCGCTTTCATCGACCAAATTTTGCACATGAAGCCGCACAGCGTTAAAGGCGTGTACGTGAAAAGCATTACCGTCAGCGGCGCGATGACGCCGGGATTAAAAATCGCCGCGTAA
- the rplK gene encoding 50S ribosomal protein L11, translated as MAKQLVGTTKFQVPGGQATPAPPVGTSLGKFGINLGQFVQQFNERTRDAGGMAIPVVVNVYNDRSFDFVCKSPPAAALLKQAAGIAKGSGVPNKEKVGKVKKEQLDKIVKLKAADLNATDPDHARRMIEGTARSMGIEVEG; from the coding sequence ATGGCCAAGCAACTTGTTGGAACGACGAAATTTCAAGTGCCCGGCGGGCAGGCCACGCCTGCGCCACCGGTCGGCACCTCGCTGGGTAAATTCGGCATCAACTTGGGTCAGTTCGTACAGCAATTTAACGAACGGACGCGCGATGCCGGCGGCATGGCCATTCCCGTAGTGGTGAATGTGTACAACGACCGCAGCTTCGACTTTGTTTGCAAAAGCCCACCAGCGGCCGCCCTGCTCAAGCAAGCGGCCGGCATTGCCAAAGGCTCGGGCGTGCCGAACAAGGAAAAAGTCGGCAAGGTGAAGAAAGAACAGTTGGACAAAATTGTGAAACTGAAGGCTGCCGATCTGAACGCCACCGATCCCGATCATGCCCGGCGGATGATCGAAGGGACGGCCCGCAGCATGGGAATTGAGGTTGAGGGATGA
- the nusG gene encoding transcription termination/antitermination protein NusG, whose protein sequence is MNDVWENTENVSNPSAGGAGSVAPGQLPPDDAAPRDVVTAAAPTGPASHAPDATGGDDIEAAESVQSPEPEPELEPEHEPKGIAVAVEDDDRPVKMEWYILKVQSNREDSIREGLKRNVERAGLGKYFGDIIVPIETVTEFKGGKKKVVKRKLYPGYLVVQMEINDDTWYLVRDTAGIGDFTGSIGRPSPMAPQDIAKIISKTEEKTDDAPRLNIRVKKGDRVKINEGTFENFEGEVDAINEASGRVSVIINIFGRPTPVELEHWQIEPL, encoded by the coding sequence GTGAATGATGTTTGGGAAAACACGGAGAATGTTTCAAACCCGTCTGCGGGCGGCGCGGGTAGCGTTGCGCCCGGGCAGTTGCCGCCGGATGATGCCGCGCCACGGGATGTTGTCACCGCGGCCGCGCCCACGGGTCCCGCCAGCCATGCGCCGGATGCAACCGGGGGTGATGATATTGAAGCGGCCGAATCTGTTCAGTCCCCGGAGCCCGAGCCGGAGCTCGAGCCGGAACATGAGCCCAAGGGCATTGCCGTAGCCGTGGAAGATGACGACCGGCCGGTCAAAATGGAGTGGTACATCCTCAAGGTGCAAAGCAACCGGGAAGATTCCATTCGAGAAGGATTGAAACGCAACGTGGAACGGGCCGGACTGGGTAAGTACTTCGGCGACATTATTGTGCCGATTGAAACGGTCACCGAATTCAAAGGCGGAAAAAAGAAGGTCGTCAAACGAAAGCTGTATCCGGGGTACCTGGTCGTGCAGATGGAGATCAACGACGACACGTGGTACCTGGTGCGCGACACGGCGGGCATTGGTGATTTCACCGGCTCGATTGGCCGGCCCTCGCCCATGGCCCCCCAGGACATTGCGAAAATTATCTCCAAGACTGAGGAAAAAACGGACGACGCGCCGCGGCTGAATATTCGCGTGAAAAAGGGAGATCGGGTCAAAATCAACGAAGGCACGTTCGAGAATTTTGAAGGAGAAGTGGACGCCATCAACGAAGCCAGCGGCCGCGTGAGCGTGATTATCAACATTTTCGGTCGACCCACGCCAGTGGAATTGGAGCATTGGCAAATCGAGCCGCTGTAA
- the secE gene encoding preprotein translocase subunit SecE, which translates to MSKQHVTADHEEHTEEDKQNGAESSARSVSNRSEVAKRKKDRRMTAGTHWLFQLGVYKRSQGRVIRQITFFALLAAIALGAWRLSEFAHRSGLKYGVPFAILVVGGWLVYRLVNLPRFADFLIAVEAEMTKVSWPTRHELIRSSMVVIFTIIGFAVLLWFYDTFWSFLLGLLHM; encoded by the coding sequence ATGTCCAAACAACACGTCACGGCAGACCACGAAGAACATACGGAAGAAGATAAACAAAACGGAGCCGAGAGTTCGGCCCGGTCGGTCAGCAATCGGAGCGAAGTCGCAAAACGAAAGAAGGATCGCCGCATGACCGCGGGCACGCATTGGTTATTTCAGTTGGGGGTGTACAAGCGCAGCCAAGGACGCGTCATCCGACAAATTACGTTTTTTGCGTTGCTGGCAGCGATTGCTCTGGGCGCATGGCGGTTGAGCGAATTTGCGCATCGTTCGGGTTTGAAGTATGGCGTCCCGTTTGCCATTTTGGTTGTGGGCGGGTGGCTTGTTTATCGGTTGGTGAACTTGCCGCGGTTTGCGGATTTTTTGATTGCCGTGGAGGCGGAAATGACCAAGGTTTCCTGGCCGACGCGGCACGAACTGATTCGCAGTTCGATGGTGGTCATTTTCACCATTATCGGATTTGCCGTGCTGTTGTGGTTTTACGACACGTTTTGGAGCTTTTTGTTGGGTCTGCTGCACATGTAA
- the tuf gene encoding elongation factor Tu, whose amino-acid sequence MAKDTFQRTKPHVNVGTIGHIDHGKTTLTASILAVQATKGKASIKSYSDIAKGGTVRDETKTVTIAVSHVEYETDKRHYAHIDCPGHADFIKNMITGAAQMDGAILVVSAADGPMPQTREHILLARQVGVPALVVFLNKVDLVDDPELLELVELEIRELLTKYGFPGDEIPIIRGAAKPALDNPKDEKANKCIGELMDAIDKYIPEPVREIDKPFLMAVEDVFSIEGRGTVATGRVERGVVKVGEEVEIVGLSPDKRKVVVTGVEMFNKTLDTGQAGDNVGCLLRGIKREEIERGQVLAKPGSITPHTKFECEVYVLSKEEGGRHTPFFSGYKPQFYFRTTDVTGSAQLVGGAEMCMPGDNARLSVELGYPIAMDDGVRFAIREGGRTVGSGVVTKILA is encoded by the coding sequence ATGGCCAAGGACACATTTCAACGGACCAAGCCGCACGTCAATGTTGGCACGATCGGCCACATTGACCACGGCAAAACGACCCTGACCGCCTCCATTTTGGCGGTGCAAGCGACCAAAGGCAAAGCGAGCATTAAGTCGTACTCCGACATTGCCAAAGGTGGTACGGTGCGCGATGAAACGAAAACCGTGACCATCGCCGTCAGCCACGTTGAGTACGAAACCGACAAGCGGCACTATGCCCATATTGATTGTCCGGGCCACGCCGACTTCATCAAAAATATGATCACCGGCGCCGCGCAAATGGACGGGGCGATTTTGGTGGTTTCGGCCGCCGACGGCCCCATGCCGCAAACCCGTGAACACATTTTGCTCGCGCGCCAAGTGGGTGTGCCGGCGTTGGTGGTGTTTTTGAACAAGGTCGACCTGGTGGACGATCCGGAATTGCTGGAGTTGGTGGAATTGGAAATTCGCGAACTGCTGACCAAGTACGGTTTCCCGGGCGACGAAATTCCGATTATTCGCGGCGCGGCCAAGCCGGCGCTGGATAATCCTAAGGACGAAAAGGCCAACAAATGCATTGGCGAACTGATGGACGCCATCGACAAATACATTCCCGAGCCGGTGCGCGAAATCGACAAGCCGTTTTTGATGGCCGTGGAAGACGTGTTCTCGATCGAAGGCCGCGGCACCGTGGCCACCGGTCGTGTGGAACGCGGCGTGGTGAAAGTCGGTGAGGAAGTGGAAATTGTCGGCCTTAGCCCCGACAAGCGCAAGGTCGTGGTGACCGGCGTGGAAATGTTCAACAAAACCCTGGACACGGGCCAGGCGGGCGACAACGTGGGTTGCCTGCTCCGCGGCATCAAGCGCGAGGAAATTGAGCGCGGCCAAGTGCTGGCCAAGCCCGGCTCCATTACGCCGCACACCAAGTTTGAGTGCGAAGTATACGTGCTGAGCAAAGAAGAAGGCGGGCGTCACACTCCGTTTTTCTCCGGTTACAAACCGCAGTTTTATTTCCGCACCACGGACGTGACCGGCAGTGCACAGTTGGTGGGCGGGGCGGAAATGTGCATGCCCGGCGATAACGCCCGGTTGAGCGTGGAATTAGGATATCCCATCGCCATGGACGATGGCGTGCGGTTTGCCATCCGCGAGGGTGGTCGCACGGTCGGGTCGGGCGTGGTGACCAAAATATTGGCATGA